A section of the Polynucleobacter sp. AP-Sving-400A-A2 genome encodes:
- the bchI gene encoding magnesium chelatase ATPase subunit I: protein MARNYPFSAIVGQEDMKLAILIAALDSSVGGVLVMGDRGTGKSTAVRALAALLPEMSSVQDCVYACDPNAASGTCPVCDELRAKLKVGGKLKAIKKAVPVVDLPLGATEDRVIGALDIEKALSSGEKAYEPGLLAKAHRGFLYIDEVNLLEDHLVDLLIDVAASGANVVEREGLSIRHPAKFVLVGSGNPEEGELRPQLLDRFGLAVEVKTPQEPKSRVEIIKRRDEFERNQEKFMAIWEKEDEIIRQQIQAGKKKLPSVKVDDDMLEKVTQLCSHLGTDGLRGELTLLRATRAYAALCGKNHVTIEHLKKIAVPALQHRLRRNPLDDSSSAVRVRRALEELFPEASK from the coding sequence ATGGCACGTAACTACCCTTTCTCGGCAATTGTTGGTCAAGAGGACATGAAATTGGCAATCCTGATTGCGGCCCTCGACTCGAGTGTTGGGGGCGTGCTAGTGATGGGCGACCGCGGTACCGGCAAATCCACAGCAGTGCGCGCACTAGCCGCATTACTTCCAGAAATGAGCTCAGTCCAAGATTGTGTCTATGCCTGCGATCCAAATGCTGCAAGCGGAACTTGCCCAGTGTGCGATGAACTCAGAGCCAAACTCAAGGTTGGCGGCAAACTGAAGGCCATTAAGAAAGCTGTGCCAGTAGTTGACCTGCCATTAGGCGCCACTGAAGACCGAGTGATTGGCGCGTTAGATATTGAAAAAGCCTTGAGCTCTGGAGAAAAAGCATATGAGCCAGGCCTACTTGCTAAAGCACATCGCGGCTTTCTGTATATAGATGAGGTCAATCTTTTAGAGGATCACCTAGTCGACTTATTGATAGACGTTGCTGCTTCTGGCGCAAACGTAGTTGAGAGGGAAGGCTTGAGTATTCGTCACCCAGCTAAGTTTGTATTAGTCGGAAGCGGAAACCCAGAGGAAGGTGAATTACGTCCACAGCTATTAGACCGTTTTGGTCTTGCGGTGGAAGTCAAGACGCCTCAAGAACCAAAGTCTCGGGTAGAAATTATTAAACGTCGCGATGAGTTTGAGCGCAACCAAGAAAAATTCATGGCGATCTGGGAAAAAGAAGATGAGATCATTCGACAACAGATCCAAGCAGGTAAAAAGAAATTGCCTTCAGTCAAAGTGGATGACGATATGCTCGAGAAAGTCACTCAACTTTGCAGTCACCTGGGAACAGATGGCTTGCGTGGCGAATTAACACTACTGCGCGCAACTCGTGCTTATGCAGCCTTGTGCGGAAAAAATCATGTCACGATTGAGCATCTGAAAAAGATTGCAGTACCCGCCTTGCAGCATCGTCTCAGGCGTAACCCCCTAGATGATTCTAGCTCTGCTGTGCGAGTCAGAAGAGCCTTAGAAGAGTTATTCCCTGAAGCAAGTAAGTAA
- the bchO gene encoding alpha/beta fold hydrolase BchO, protein MKRIPLDWPNRQHSRLISVGDLDWHVQLTGKGPVVLLLHGTGSSTHSWSDLIPLLEPHAQVLVPDLPGHAFTQGAKLEDLKLDVIAHSLQKLIEQLGIEAPSIVVGHSAGGPLAVRFAVAAAKQPKLVIALNPSFIPPPPVYTSFFGPLLGPITRSSTLSSLLASLSPSLGMVDKLLDSTNTNLPEARRVYYRKLFERSDHVRGSMNFMAAADIQKVLAEANLYHGKLICVLGNQDAWIPARPLEKIIGDYFPAAEIVKWEGGHIMHELEPSRVAKMILEGLA, encoded by the coding sequence ATGAAACGCATACCCTTAGATTGGCCCAATCGACAACATAGCAGGCTTATCTCTGTTGGAGATTTAGATTGGCATGTTCAGCTCACAGGTAAGGGCCCAGTAGTTTTGCTACTGCATGGCACTGGAAGTTCAACCCACTCTTGGTCAGATTTGATTCCTCTATTAGAGCCCCATGCGCAAGTGCTAGTGCCAGATTTACCAGGCCACGCTTTTACCCAGGGTGCAAAATTAGAAGACCTCAAGCTAGATGTCATTGCGCATTCATTGCAAAAACTCATCGAGCAATTGGGGATTGAAGCGCCCTCGATCGTAGTAGGGCATTCTGCTGGGGGGCCCCTAGCGGTACGTTTTGCGGTAGCTGCAGCAAAACAGCCAAAGCTAGTCATTGCTTTAAACCCGTCCTTTATACCACCACCACCTGTTTACACTAGTTTCTTTGGACCGCTCTTAGGCCCAATTACCAGATCTTCAACACTCTCTAGTTTGCTTGCTTCACTATCACCTAGTTTGGGAATGGTGGATAAGTTATTAGATTCAACAAATACCAATTTGCCAGAGGCCCGAAGAGTGTATTACCGCAAACTTTTTGAACGCTCAGACCACGTGCGCGGCTCAATGAATTTCATGGCAGCAGCAGACATTCAAAAAGTGTTAGCCGAGGCTAATTTGTATCACGGTAAATTAATTTGTGTATTAGGTAATCAAGATGCGTGGATTCCAGCGAGGCCTCTAGAGAAGATTATTGGGGATTATTTCCCGGCCGCAGAGATTGTGAAGTGGGAGGGCGGTCACATCATGCATGAGCTTGAGCCAAGCAGAGTGGCGAAGATGATTCTAGAGGGGCTAGCTTAG
- a CDS encoding magnesium chelatase subunit D: METPEQTQEISKSAKLETWLRALQVAQLLVINPHGLGGVILRARSGPVRDRWLAYLNTVAQLGGMRMPLRKMPLGISDENLIGGIDLDQTLRTGKAVLRQGLLAQCDQQLLLMPMAERVEVGAVAKVVSALDNGFIAIERDGQSRRIESHFGVVALDEGIEDDEQPNEKIRQRTAFLLNLDIIGWRDLPETDDDFLPDTQSLDYARENFSNVSISEDSLSALVGVAEQLGIFSIRALNLALNTAKCLAAFDRESEVSSMHLQRAIALVLSPRATRLPQSAPPPEDENEAPTDEEQSDEQLEENVDQDQPPPPEPTEDQSQDQEKKEENEKDEDEPEKTDSENPQALDDEILEAAQAAIPADLLSRLADLADLKTPKGMGGKTGAVKVGRVRGRPLGNMPGMPEGGKTLSIIDTLRAAVPWQGVRRAEMKAAGKSIPAGKILIRKEDFRIKRYQERTQTLTMFIVDASGSSAMHRLAEAKGAVELLLAECYVRRDQVAVMSFRGSVAELVLAPTRSLVKAKRALSGLPGGGGTPLSRAIDESFEIASASMRKGLTPALVFLTDGRANIAKDGSPGRPKAMEDAQQSARAASHYSFKSLWIDTSPQARDEGKAIAAMLGSMYLPLPNAGANEVSQAIMQGLKKA, translated from the coding sequence TTGGAAACTCCAGAACAAACCCAAGAGATCAGCAAGAGTGCCAAACTCGAAACCTGGTTGCGGGCGCTCCAGGTTGCTCAACTCTTAGTCATCAATCCACATGGTCTGGGAGGCGTGATTTTGCGTGCGCGTTCTGGGCCTGTCAGAGATCGTTGGCTAGCTTATCTCAATACCGTTGCTCAATTAGGCGGTATGCGCATGCCCTTGCGTAAAATGCCACTTGGAATTTCTGATGAGAATCTGATTGGCGGTATCGATCTTGATCAAACTTTACGAACTGGTAAAGCTGTTCTCAGGCAGGGACTCCTCGCTCAATGTGATCAGCAGTTATTACTCATGCCAATGGCTGAAAGAGTTGAAGTAGGTGCCGTAGCAAAAGTGGTGAGTGCCTTAGACAATGGATTCATTGCGATTGAGCGTGATGGTCAAAGCCGTAGAATTGAAAGTCACTTTGGTGTTGTTGCTCTAGATGAAGGCATCGAGGATGACGAACAACCTAATGAAAAAATTCGGCAAAGAACTGCCTTTCTTTTAAACCTCGACATCATCGGCTGGAGAGATTTACCAGAAACAGATGATGATTTTTTGCCGGATACGCAGTCACTGGATTACGCTCGAGAAAATTTCTCAAATGTCAGCATCAGCGAAGATAGTTTGAGCGCGCTTGTAGGCGTTGCTGAGCAACTCGGTATTTTTTCAATTCGTGCTTTGAACTTAGCACTCAATACTGCGAAATGTTTAGCTGCTTTTGATAGGGAATCAGAAGTCAGTAGCATGCACCTCCAGCGCGCTATTGCTTTAGTGTTATCACCCAGAGCAACCCGCTTACCGCAAAGTGCGCCTCCGCCTGAAGATGAAAACGAAGCTCCGACTGATGAAGAACAATCAGATGAGCAGCTAGAAGAAAACGTAGATCAAGATCAGCCGCCTCCGCCAGAACCTACTGAAGATCAAAGCCAGGATCAAGAAAAAAAGGAAGAGAACGAGAAGGATGAGGATGAGCCTGAGAAAACAGATTCAGAAAATCCCCAAGCTCTCGATGATGAAATTCTCGAAGCTGCTCAAGCAGCAATACCTGCCGATCTCTTGTCTCGCCTAGCTGATTTAGCGGATTTGAAAACGCCTAAAGGGATGGGCGGAAAAACAGGCGCTGTCAAAGTTGGGCGTGTGCGTGGGCGCCCCCTAGGCAATATGCCCGGCATGCCTGAAGGCGGTAAAACCTTGAGCATTATTGATACCTTGCGAGCTGCCGTTCCTTGGCAAGGCGTGCGTAGAGCAGAAATGAAGGCGGCTGGTAAATCTATCCCCGCAGGAAAAATCCTCATTCGCAAAGAAGATTTTAGAATCAAGCGTTATCAAGAGCGGACTCAAACTTTAACGATGTTTATTGTGGATGCTTCTGGTTCCTCGGCGATGCATCGTCTTGCTGAAGCCAAGGGTGCTGTAGAACTTTTATTAGCTGAATGCTATGTAAGGCGTGATCAAGTAGCAGTGATGTCATTTAGAGGTAGTGTTGCTGAACTCGTTCTTGCCCCTACACGATCATTGGTAAAGGCGAAGCGCGCCTTAAGTGGGTTACCAGGTGGAGGGGGCACTCCTCTATCGCGGGCTATTGATGAATCTTTTGAGATAGCTAGCGCATCGATGAGAAAAGGCCTTACTCCCGCTCTCGTATTCTTAACGGATGGTCGAGCCAACATTGCTAAAGATGGCTCTCCCGGCAGACCGAAAGCAATGGAAGATGCTCAGCAGTCAGCACGCGCTGCTTCTCATTACTCTTTTAAATCCTTATGGATTGATACATCACCGCAAGCTCGAGATGAAGGTAAAGCAATAGCAGCAATGCTTGGCTCGATGTACCTGCCCTTGCCGAATGCAGGTGCAAACGAAGTTTCTCAAGCAATTATGCAGGGGCTTAAAAAGGCTTAG